In one Paenibacillus sp. JQZ6Y-1 genomic region, the following are encoded:
- a CDS encoding alpha-mannosidase: MFFTEDKLRKRLEQLEPLRYRDTFVIPSYTAIEDREGINGAYPPSTESTPDSAAYSLHKGESWTGRDRYLWLSATIAIPADWQDRTVVGLFDFGTTEGGNNGGFESLAYLNGKPFQGVDSNHMELILPVGYTGEAQFDFRLWSGLEGGGPPRELTHTIRDSRIGWLDHYADRLYYTSLAMLQTIAILPESAYERSALLKLLNGIYRGLDWSVAGSADFYASVEAADSLLNEHLDALKKEHPVLVTAVGHTHIDVAWLWRLKHTREKAARSFSTVLRLMEHDPEYIFLQTQPQLYDYIKQDYPELYERIKERIAEGRWEAGGGMWVEADCNLTSGESLVRQFLLGTRFFKEEFGVESRYLWLPDVFGYSWALPQILRKSGFDTFMTTKISWNQVNRMPRDTFRWRGIDGSEVLTHFITTPDDWEGGNSFYYTYNGLVEAQTVQGVWNSYQDKEANQNLLISYGYGDGGGGVTREMLELRRQLNRIPGVPAVQSGRADDYFNKLQQTFHDTDSYVHTWDGELYLEYHRGTYTSQAYNKKLNRKLELLYREAEWLQTLNIAQGADWSSYPAKDLQDGWKIILRNQFHDIIPGSSIAEVYEDSTIEYAEAEQIGRQVWREAAGAELPTAPLSPSLPTQSVTESGSGQVLVLNSSSWTLEPLVHIPYAQCAEGEYVWSDSAGQPLVAQPTTDGWLVQAPTVPSLGTHIIHVAAQSATPITDAPFVYEQGVLRTPHYELKWNAQGQLIAITDLDYDREVLAPGERGNVLQLFEDKPMNFDAWDIDIFYQEKMQEIVDLQQVQLIENGSLRAVVKFVWHYNDTIITQQLIVYRSSRRIDFVTDVDWKERQKLLKVAFPVQIRSTEATYDIQFGNVKRPTHWNTSWDWARFESVGHQWADLSERNYGVSLLNDCKYGYDIKDHVIRLSLLKSAIYPDPMADYGQHQFTYSLYPHGGDWLDGGTVQAAWQLNQPAMAIPVAGASANAAISADAVSLAAPTLSHQAQTAIPSHTAGSDSSSFSMFSFSAAHVMVDAVKKAEDSNQIVLRIHEYAGIRSPLTIASDLDIASWQECNLMEQPAGDPQQGELSIIIAPYELRTFLISLREG; this comes from the coding sequence ATGTTTTTTACTGAGGATAAATTACGCAAGCGTCTGGAGCAGCTGGAACCGCTCCGTTATCGAGATACATTTGTTATCCCATCCTACACTGCAATCGAAGATCGAGAAGGCATCAATGGAGCCTATCCTCCATCCACCGAATCTACACCGGATTCTGCTGCTTATTCCTTGCACAAAGGCGAATCATGGACAGGCAGAGATCGCTATCTATGGCTCTCCGCTACTATCGCTATTCCAGCGGATTGGCAGGATCGTACGGTTGTTGGGCTGTTTGATTTTGGGACGACGGAGGGCGGCAACAATGGCGGGTTTGAAAGTCTTGCGTATCTGAATGGCAAGCCGTTTCAGGGTGTGGATAGCAATCACATGGAGCTGATTTTGCCGGTTGGTTATACTGGCGAAGCACAATTTGATTTTCGATTATGGTCAGGTTTGGAAGGCGGCGGTCCACCGCGCGAGCTAACGCATACCATCCGCGATTCGCGCATCGGCTGGCTGGATCACTACGCCGATCGGCTGTATTATACGTCGCTGGCAATGCTACAGACGATTGCCATTTTGCCGGAATCTGCGTATGAACGCTCCGCGCTGCTCAAGCTGCTGAATGGCATCTACCGTGGACTCGACTGGTCGGTGGCAGGCTCGGCAGACTTTTATGCTTCGGTGGAAGCGGCGGATAGTTTGCTAAATGAACATCTGGACGCATTGAAAAAGGAACATCCGGTACTCGTTACTGCTGTCGGTCATACGCATATCGATGTAGCATGGCTATGGCGACTCAAGCATACGCGTGAAAAGGCTGCGCGCTCCTTCTCCACTGTGCTGCGGCTGATGGAGCATGACCCGGAATATATTTTCCTGCAAACACAGCCCCAGCTGTACGACTATATCAAGCAGGATTATCCTGAATTGTATGAGCGCATCAAGGAACGCATTGCCGAAGGACGCTGGGAAGCAGGCGGTGGAATGTGGGTCGAAGCCGATTGCAATCTGACATCCGGCGAATCGCTGGTACGCCAATTCCTGCTGGGAACGCGCTTTTTCAAAGAAGAATTCGGTGTAGAAAGTCGGTATTTGTGGTTGCCGGATGTGTTTGGCTATAGCTGGGCATTGCCGCAAATTTTGCGTAAATCCGGGTTTGATACATTTATGACGACCAAAATCAGCTGGAATCAGGTGAACCGGATGCCGCGCGATACATTCCGCTGGCGCGGGATCGACGGCTCGGAAGTGCTGACCCATTTTATTACGACACCGGATGACTGGGAAGGCGGCAACTCCTTTTATTACACGTATAACGGACTGGTGGAAGCCCAGACGGTACAGGGCGTATGGAACAGTTATCAGGATAAGGAAGCCAACCAGAATCTGCTGATCTCCTACGGATACGGCGACGGTGGTGGTGGCGTTACCCGCGAAATGCTGGAGCTGCGCCGCCAGCTGAATCGCATTCCCGGCGTTCCTGCTGTACAAAGTGGACGTGCAGACGATTATTTTAACAAGCTACAACAGACCTTCCACGATACGGACAGCTACGTGCATACATGGGATGGCGAGCTGTATTTGGAATATCATCGCGGCACGTATACTAGCCAAGCGTACAACAAAAAGCTAAATCGCAAGCTGGAGCTGCTGTATCGGGAAGCCGAATGGCTGCAAACGCTGAATATTGCGCAAGGCGCAGACTGGTCCTCCTACCCGGCAAAAGATCTGCAAGACGGCTGGAAGATCATCCTGCGCAACCAGTTCCACGACATCATCCCCGGCTCGTCGATTGCCGAGGTGTACGAGGATAGTACGATAGAATATGCTGAAGCTGAGCAGATTGGGCGGCAAGTATGGCGTGAAGCGGCGGGAGCAGAGCTTCCAACGGCTCCTCTCTCCCCTTCTCTGCCAACTCAATCTGTCACTGAATCTGGTTCTGGGCAAGTGCTGGTTTTGAACAGTTCGTCATGGACATTGGAACCGCTGGTGCATATTCCGTATGCACAATGTGCAGAGGGAGAGTATGTATGGAGCGATAGCGCAGGGCAACCCCTTGTAGCGCAACCGACGACAGACGGCTGGCTGGTACAAGCACCGACTGTGCCATCGCTCGGAACCCATATCATTCATGTTGCTGCACAGTCTGCAACGCCGATTACCGATGCTCCGTTTGTCTATGAACAGGGCGTGTTGCGTACCCCACATTATGAACTGAAATGGAATGCGCAGGGACAGCTAATCGCTATTACCGATCTGGACTATGACCGCGAAGTACTCGCTCCGGGCGAACGTGGCAATGTGCTGCAATTGTTTGAGGATAAGCCGATGAATTTTGACGCGTGGGATATCGATATCTTTTATCAGGAAAAGATGCAGGAGATTGTTGATTTGCAGCAGGTGCAGTTGATTGAAAATGGCTCCCTGCGCGCGGTGGTGAAATTTGTCTGGCATTACAACGATACCATCATCACGCAGCAATTGATCGTCTATCGCAGTAGCCGCCGCATTGACTTTGTGACTGATGTTGATTGGAAAGAGCGGCAGAAACTGCTGAAGGTAGCTTTCCCTGTACAGATTCGCTCCACGGAAGCGACGTATGATATTCAATTTGGCAATGTGAAGCGTCCGACGCACTGGAATACGAGCTGGGATTGGGCTCGCTTTGAAAGTGTGGGACATCAGTGGGCGGATTTGTCGGAGCGCAATTATGGCGTCAGTCTGCTAAATGATTGCAAATACGGCTATGACATCAAGGATCATGTGATCCGGCTGTCGCTGCTCAAGTCCGCTATCTATCCTGATCCGATGGCAGATTATGGACAGCATCAGTTTACGTACTCACTCTATCCGCATGGTGGTGATTGGCTAGACGGCGGCACGGTACAAGCAGCATGGCAGCTCAACCAGCCAGCAATGGCTATTCCGGTTGCGGGTGCTTCTGCCAATGCAGCTATTTCTGCTGATGCTGTTTCTCTAGCTGCCCCTACATTGTCGCATCAAGCGCAAACCGCTATCCCATCCCATACAGCGGGCAGTGATTCGTCGTCCTTTTCCATGTTCTCATTCTCGGCTGCACATGTTATGGTGGACGCAGTTAAAAAAGCCGAGGATTCCAACCAAATTGTGCTACGTATCCATGAATATGCTGGTATCCGTTCGCCGCTGACGATCGCAAGCGATCTGGATATTGCCTCATGGCAGGAGTGCAATCTGATGGAGCAACCGGCAGGTGATCCGCAGCAGGGCGAACTGAGCATAATCATTGCGCCGTACGAGCTGCGCACCTTCTTGATCTCACTGCGGGAGGGATAA
- a CDS encoding extracellular solute-binding protein has protein sequence MKKITRRLSLTLSLLLIMVVVLSACSSDTDDAASTVAADGRKSGEGGFIANRDLTGRIFLEGDGAQLPDDQVNNPVAQKIKEKTGMTINWQSSGAADGLQELTVALATGDLPDVIEAYLDHGGRPEMPVLLKAAREGMFTDLSPYLKNTKVLKNYLDPDFLPRDTRENIMFRPDFDGKVYFIHMNIPSKDTTDQDRLHYRAGLWIRADIAKALNVDPSSIKTEDDLYNLALKIKAGNFKDNNGKPITVIGPRKWGGQVTSTLFKNYDFGNGTQFDVLDGKVKHVAETDYALKSIAFVQKLLKAGLLDKEAFNMDGVRAEEAYNNGSYAISSYMNIAPDALTMFEKTKYLPMDQMYNYKGEDEIYEKGKYGNQVWAIPSTTKNPEQIVQFADYLASKEGKALWNYGIEGDDYTINDKGQYIYTDKVKSILDNSPQDERNTIPYFWGSLLGKTDVNNNKDFGELIRGANSQPDRYKLYFELMNYGNPKYKYWDGYTAASYLSEVPDIEASLKPVLDSYKDVLVQAFFASDMTQAQKILDDYRAQLKAAGVEQFEQYLQQKYDQDPSSVVFYIDAFF, from the coding sequence TTGAAAAAAATTACGCGTCGCCTGTCTCTTACGCTGTCCCTGCTGCTGATTATGGTTGTTGTGCTGTCTGCCTGTTCTTCTGATACCGATGACGCTGCCAGCACGGTTGCCGCTGATGGACGCAAATCCGGTGAAGGCGGCTTTATCGCCAACCGCGATCTGACCGGACGCATCTTCCTCGAGGGTGACGGCGCCCAATTACCAGACGATCAGGTCAACAACCCAGTCGCTCAGAAAATCAAAGAAAAAACCGGCATGACGATCAACTGGCAATCCAGCGGTGCTGCCGACGGCTTGCAGGAGCTGACAGTAGCACTCGCTACTGGCGATCTGCCCGATGTGATCGAAGCGTATTTGGATCACGGCGGACGTCCCGAAATGCCAGTGCTGCTCAAGGCGGCACGCGAGGGCATGTTCACTGATTTAAGCCCTTATTTGAAAAACACCAAAGTACTGAAAAACTATCTCGATCCCGACTTCCTGCCGCGCGATACCCGTGAGAACATTATGTTCCGCCCAGACTTTGACGGCAAAGTGTACTTTATCCATATGAATATCCCGTCCAAAGATACAACCGATCAGGATCGACTGCATTATCGTGCCGGTCTGTGGATCAGAGCCGATATTGCCAAAGCGCTAAACGTTGATCCATCCTCGATCAAAACCGAGGACGATCTGTACAATCTGGCACTGAAGATCAAAGCAGGCAATTTCAAAGACAACAACGGCAAACCGATCACCGTAATCGGTCCACGTAAATGGGGCGGTCAAGTCACCAGCACCCTGTTCAAAAACTACGACTTCGGTAATGGTACTCAGTTCGACGTACTCGACGGCAAGGTCAAACACGTTGCCGAAACTGACTATGCACTGAAAAGTATCGCGTTTGTACAAAAGCTGCTGAAAGCTGGTCTACTCGATAAGGAAGCATTCAATATGGACGGTGTACGTGCAGAAGAAGCATACAATAACGGCTCCTACGCCATCTCCTCCTACATGAATATCGCACCTGACGCACTGACCATGTTCGAGAAAACGAAGTATCTGCCAATGGACCAAATGTACAACTACAAAGGCGAAGATGAAATCTACGAAAAAGGCAAATACGGCAACCAAGTGTGGGCAATCCCATCCACAACCAAAAATCCAGAGCAAATCGTACAATTCGCTGACTACCTTGCTAGCAAAGAAGGCAAAGCGCTGTGGAATTACGGTATTGAAGGCGACGATTATACGATCAATGACAAAGGGCAATATATCTATACCGACAAAGTAAAATCGATCCTCGATAATAGCCCGCAGGATGAGCGCAATACGATTCCTTACTTCTGGGGCAGTCTGCTCGGCAAAACCGATGTGAACAACAACAAGGACTTCGGCGAGCTGATCCGAGGCGCTAACTCCCAGCCGGATCGTTACAAACTGTATTTTGAGCTGATGAATTATGGAAATCCGAAGTACAAATATTGGGATGGCTATACCGCTGCCTCGTATCTGTCGGAAGTACCGGATATTGAAGCATCGCTGAAGCCGGTCTTGGATTCATACAAAGATGTGCTAGTGCAAGCATTCTTCGCCAGCGATATGACACAAGCGCAGAAGATTCTTGATGATTATCGCGCCCAGCTCAAAGCTGCCGGTGTTGAGCAGTTTGAACAGTATTTGCAGCAAAAATACGATCAGGACCCTTCCTCTGTCGTGTTCTATATTGACGCATTCTTCTAA
- a CDS encoding ABC transporter permease, which yields MSKKKTKAKKASSAGLWKIIVANRYLYIMLLPCLIFFAIFAYLPMAGLVMAFKEFRFNGGMFGGPWVGLRYFKLFFSYPDAAQLILNTFIVGFLKIIVYFPFPILLALMLNELRNKWFKSLTQTISYLPYFLSWVVVAAFTTKVLAPDDGIFNQMMVALGGDGSTFYMMDGHYFYLIMFVTYVWKNIGWGSIIYLASMASIDPTLYEAAEMDGASKWRKIWHITLPSIRPTIAILFILDIGSLLTTGYEQNWLLRTAGNSDFSDILDTYVLRVGMMQGQYGYGAAVGLLQGLVGLILVIVTNSLVKRFSKNESSLW from the coding sequence ATGTCGAAAAAAAAGACCAAGGCAAAAAAAGCCTCGTCGGCAGGTCTGTGGAAAATCATCGTCGCCAACCGCTATCTGTACATCATGCTGCTGCCGTGTCTAATCTTCTTCGCCATCTTCGCCTATCTGCCAATGGCGGGACTGGTGATGGCGTTTAAGGAATTCCGCTTTAACGGCGGCATGTTCGGTGGACCGTGGGTGGGACTGCGTTATTTCAAGCTCTTTTTCTCCTACCCAGATGCTGCACAGCTCATTCTGAACACGTTTATCGTCGGCTTTTTGAAAATCATCGTCTACTTCCCCTTCCCGATCCTGCTGGCGCTGATGCTGAATGAGCTACGCAACAAATGGTTCAAATCGCTGACACAGACGATCTCCTATCTGCCCTACTTCCTGTCTTGGGTTGTTGTAGCAGCATTCACGACCAAAGTGCTGGCACCGGATGATGGCATCTTCAATCAGATGATGGTAGCGCTTGGCGGGGATGGCAGTACCTTTTATATGATGGACGGTCATTATTTCTATCTGATCATGTTCGTCACCTATGTCTGGAAAAATATCGGCTGGGGCTCGATTATCTATCTCGCGTCCATGGCAAGCATTGATCCAACATTGTACGAAGCCGCCGAGATGGATGGCGCCAGCAAATGGCGCAAAATCTGGCATATTACTCTCCCTTCCATTCGCCCGACCATCGCTATTCTGTTTATCCTCGACATTGGCAGTCTGCTGACAACGGGTTATGAACAGAACTGGTTGCTGCGGACGGCAGGCAACTCCGATTTCTCCGATATTCTGGATACGTATGTACTGCGTGTCGGCATGATGCAGGGACAATACGGCTATGGTGCCGCTGTCGGGCTGCTGCAAGGTCTAGTCGGATTGATCCTCGTTATTGTGACCAACTCTCTGGTCAAGCGTTTCAGCAAAAACGAATCCAGCCTCTGGTAG
- a CDS encoding glycoside hydrolase family 125 protein, whose product MSMLNTPLRLTSEMEQYVESIEQRLEHLPAIRTMFRQCYASTYETTIRVMDDDSSFVITGDIPAMWLRDSAAQVRHYLPLASSDPQVAARIAGLIRRQLFCIGLDPYANAFNHEPNDARYDEDLTTLSPWIWERKYEIDSLCYPIQLAYLFWQQTGNSELFDTVFYNGMNRIIDLWVCEQQHDERSPYRFIRENCPPSDTLRNHGRGMPTSYTGMTWSGFRPSDDACVFGYLIPSNMFAVVVLGYMATIARDIYNDERLAVRAETLREEIEFGIEHYGTVLHPVYGKIYAYETDGRGNHHLMDDANVPSLLSIPYLGYRPADDPVYQNTRRFILSSDNPYYFAGTAARGIGSPHTPKDYIWHIALSMQGLTSVDRKEQLQLLEWLSSTHAGTGLMHEGFHKDDPAQFTRPWFAWSNSLFAEFVIHYVQSSTREESYRL is encoded by the coding sequence ATGAGCATGTTGAACACCCCACTCCGGCTTACCTCGGAGATGGAACAGTATGTAGAGAGCATCGAGCAACGGCTAGAGCATCTGCCTGCTATTCGTACGATGTTCCGGCAATGTTATGCCAGCACGTATGAGACGACGATTCGGGTGATGGACGATGACAGTTCCTTTGTAATTACAGGTGATATTCCGGCAATGTGGCTGCGCGATTCGGCGGCTCAGGTACGACACTATTTGCCGCTTGCGTCTTCCGACCCGCAAGTAGCGGCGCGTATCGCCGGACTCATTCGCAGACAATTATTCTGTATTGGACTTGATCCGTATGCCAATGCGTTTAATCATGAGCCGAATGATGCGCGATATGACGAAGACCTTACCACCTTGTCGCCGTGGATCTGGGAACGCAAGTATGAGATTGATTCGCTCTGTTATCCGATTCAGCTTGCGTATCTATTCTGGCAGCAGACTGGCAATAGTGAGCTATTCGATACTGTATTTTACAATGGGATGAATCGGATTATTGATCTGTGGGTCTGCGAGCAGCAGCATGATGAACGTTCGCCCTATCGCTTTATTCGTGAGAATTGTCCCCCATCCGATACATTACGCAATCATGGACGCGGTATGCCAACTTCGTATACCGGCATGACTTGGTCTGGCTTCCGTCCAAGTGATGATGCGTGTGTATTCGGCTATTTGATTCCGTCGAATATGTTTGCCGTAGTGGTACTGGGCTATATGGCAACCATCGCTCGTGACATTTACAATGATGAGCGTCTGGCAGTGCGGGCAGAAACGCTGCGTGAAGAAATCGAATTCGGCATTGAGCATTATGGTACGGTGCTGCATCCGGTATACGGCAAAATCTATGCGTATGAAACCGACGGTCGCGGCAATCATCATCTGATGGATGATGCCAATGTGCCGAGTCTGCTGTCGATCCCGTATTTAGGCTATCGTCCGGCAGATGATCCCGTATATCAAAATACGCGCCGTTTTATTCTTAGCAGCGATAACCCGTATTATTTTGCTGGTACGGCTGCTCGCGGCATCGGCAGCCCGCATACGCCAAAGGATTATATCTGGCATATTGCACTGTCTATGCAAGGGCTGACTTCGGTAGACCGCAAAGAGCAGCTACAATTGCTGGAATGGTTATCCTCTACTCATGCCGGAACCGGATTGATGCACGAGGGCTTTCACAAAGATGATCCGGCGCAATTTACCCGTCCATGGTTCGCATGGTCAAACAGTCTATTTGCCGA
- a CDS encoding carbohydrate ABC transporter permease — MDQQAQAVGKTPLNERIANIVNYMLLALLSLIILLPLVNILALSLNDGKDASLGGIAFWPRVFSISNYIEVFKNPAVVQGLEVTLFRTIVGTALSVLLTAMAAFALKNRNLPGVGAASIFIVFTMLFNGGIIPFFMVLKMFHLNNTIWVYIVPTLYSAWNLILVRTFFRSIDPSMEESAKIDGANDFQVLFRIYFPLSMPVLSVICLFNGVMHWNDWFYGAFYVTDEKLRPLQTVLQQMLTAAEALRKNLSMNAMMSASSTVTSESLKMAMVIISIVPIASVYPFIQKYFVQGIMVGSVKG, encoded by the coding sequence ATGGATCAACAGGCTCAAGCTGTCGGCAAAACGCCGCTTAACGAGCGCATCGCCAACATCGTCAACTATATGCTGCTTGCCCTGCTGTCGCTGATCATTTTGCTGCCGCTGGTTAACATTCTGGCGCTGTCACTCAATGACGGCAAAGACGCTTCCCTTGGCGGCATCGCCTTTTGGCCACGCGTCTTCTCCATTTCCAACTATATCGAAGTATTCAAAAACCCAGCGGTTGTGCAGGGATTGGAAGTTACGCTATTCCGTACGATTGTCGGTACAGCGCTGAGTGTATTGTTAACCGCAATGGCGGCATTTGCACTCAAAAATCGCAATCTGCCGGGTGTGGGCGCAGCTAGTATATTTATCGTATTCACGATGCTGTTCAATGGCGGGATCATTCCTTTTTTCATGGTGCTGAAAATGTTCCACCTGAACAATACCATCTGGGTATACATCGTGCCGACACTGTACAGCGCATGGAACCTGATTCTAGTACGTACCTTCTTCCGCTCGATTGATCCAAGTATGGAGGAATCCGCCAAGATCGACGGGGCAAATGATTTTCAGGTCTTGTTCCGCATTTATTTTCCACTCAGTATGCCGGTGTTGTCGGTCATCTGTCTGTTCAATGGCGTGATGCACTGGAACGACTGGTTCTATGGCGCGTTCTATGTAACCGATGAGAAGCTACGTCCGCTGCAAACGGTACTTCAGCAAATGCTGACCGCTGCCGAAGCGCTTCGCAAAAACCTTTCTATGAACGCCATGATGAGCGCCAGCAGCACCGTCACCAGCGAATCGCTAAAAATGGCGATGGTTATTATCTCTATTGTGCCAATTGCGAGTGTGTATCCGTTTATCCAGAAATATTTTGTACAGGGCATTATGGTCGGTTCGGTCAAAGGCTAA
- a CDS encoding aldo/keto reductase: protein MTNVTVAGISLSPLIIGTGDLSRMDGTWVLDEFVAAGGTTIDMAYQYTGSEEIIGRWMAEQGNRQQLVLLSKCCHPLKGDPTPRVTPDDITHDLLISLERLRTDHIDLYALHRDNVNVPVEPIIDTLNEHLQAGRIRALGASNWSWQRIQEANDYAAANGLQGFSFNSPNLSLAVALEARWPGCVSADADTVQWHTRNQLPLLSWSAQAGGFFSGAFSPDDRSNEEMVRVYYSESNWERYRRTVQLAEEHGVTPTQIALYFVLHRPFPTAAIIGPRSSDELTQSLNVLTLNISDDDLQWINLEKEERA, encoded by the coding sequence TTGACCAACGTAACGGTAGCCGGAATTTCACTATCACCGCTTATTATCGGTACAGGCGATCTGTCTAGAATGGATGGCACTTGGGTATTGGATGAATTTGTTGCTGCTGGCGGAACGACCATCGATATGGCGTATCAGTACACCGGTAGTGAAGAGATCATCGGACGCTGGATGGCGGAACAGGGGAATCGCCAGCAGCTAGTGCTACTCAGCAAATGCTGTCATCCACTCAAAGGCGATCCAACGCCACGCGTCACACCGGATGATATTACGCATGATCTGCTCATCAGTCTGGAACGGTTGCGTACCGATCATATCGATCTGTATGCTCTGCATCGCGACAACGTTAACGTACCAGTGGAGCCAATTATTGATACGCTAAATGAGCATCTGCAAGCAGGACGCATTCGCGCACTTGGTGCTTCCAATTGGAGCTGGCAGCGAATTCAGGAAGCGAACGATTATGCCGCCGCCAACGGATTGCAGGGCTTCAGCTTTAACAGTCCGAACCTGTCACTGGCGGTAGCGCTGGAAGCACGCTGGCCAGGCTGCGTATCCGCAGATGCAGACACCGTGCAATGGCACACACGCAACCAGCTGCCACTATTATCATGGTCAGCGCAGGCAGGCGGATTTTTCTCCGGTGCCTTCTCGCCAGATGATCGCTCCAATGAAGAAATGGTGCGCGTGTATTACAGCGAATCGAACTGGGAACGGTATCGCCGGACGGTTCAGCTAGCAGAAGAACATGGCGTAACACCAACGCAGATTGCCCTCTACTTTGTCCTACATCGCCCGTTTCCAACCGCTGCCATTATCGGGCCACGCAGCAGCGATGAGCTGACTCAATCGCTGAATGTGCTGACATTGAATATTTCTGACGACGATTTGCAATGGATCAATTTGGAGAAGGAGGAACGAGCATGA
- a CDS encoding sugar phosphate isomerase/epimerase family protein, whose product MIQEKLAAQLFTVRNELKKDYVGTLKLLAEMGWKAVQIDGLHGNDPVEIAAAAKELGLKIAGMHVGLERMRSDLDNVLREADLFETPDMICHSLPDEHKNAAGYEFVRRELRHVSSIVSPRGYRVGFHNHDWEFHTMMGEQYALQYLLDYDSQAPVYAEIDTYWVQKAGRDPLSVISQYSGRMPILHLKDMTSDGQEYFAEIGSGIIDFVPVLQWGEQNGVQFYAVEQDYCPGSPLDSLEQSLRYLEQLVVPLR is encoded by the coding sequence ATGATTCAGGAGAAACTGGCTGCGCAATTGTTTACCGTACGCAATGAATTGAAAAAGGATTATGTCGGCACCTTGAAGCTGCTGGCAGAGATGGGCTGGAAAGCAGTACAGATCGACGGGCTACATGGCAATGATCCGGTAGAGATTGCCGCCGCCGCGAAGGAGCTGGGGTTGAAGATTGCAGGCATGCACGTTGGACTAGAGCGTATGCGAAGTGATCTAGACAATGTGCTGCGCGAAGCCGATCTATTTGAGACGCCAGACATGATCTGCCATTCACTGCCCGATGAACATAAGAACGCTGCCGGATACGAATTTGTACGACGCGAGTTGCGCCACGTATCATCCATCGTCTCGCCGCGCGGCTATCGGGTTGGCTTTCACAATCACGATTGGGAATTTCATACGATGATGGGCGAGCAATACGCACTGCAATATTTGCTAGATTACGATTCACAAGCGCCGGTTTACGCCGAGATTGATACGTACTGGGTGCAGAAAGCAGGACGCGATCCATTGAGCGTGATTAGCCAGTATAGCGGGCGGATGCCCATTTTGCATCTCAAGGATATGACCTCCGATGGACAGGAATATTTTGCTGAAATCGGTAGTGGCATCATCGACTTTGTCCCCGTACTGCAATGGGGCGAACAGAATGGCGTTCAGTTTTATGCAGTTGAGCAGGATTATTGTCCTGGTTCCCCCTTGGACAGTCTGGAACAGAGCCTACGTTATCTGGAACAGCTAGTTGTCCCCCTACGCTAA
- a CDS encoding carbohydrate kinase family protein: protein MNNKQYDVVSIGDANIDLIVAGSDQLPLPGQEVFVSNMLVHIGGGAALFSMALAKLGLKVAFNGVLGSDYYGQFILDEFSELNIDTTYIRQSQHNNTGISIAINPEHDRSFITYMGSNAEVRMEDLNENSMRYGRHVHMTGYQGSRNHDAYMTMIRKIKSFGTTISFDVGWDDSGEWYSGILEVMREVDVFFLNELEALHYSHRQDIHQAIQLMSSHASHLVVKMGSRGAVSVNNGVRTYRSAYSVNAVDTTGAGDSFNAGYMYGVLTGKTAGECLQYGNACGALSVSAYGGNTGIPDHEGVQEFIRQHAGQIVDDWEVIA, encoded by the coding sequence TTGAATAACAAACAATATGATGTCGTCTCCATCGGTGATGCCAATATCGATCTGATTGTCGCCGGAAGTGACCAGTTGCCCTTACCGGGGCAGGAAGTATTCGTTAGCAATATGCTGGTGCACATCGGCGGTGGCGCAGCGCTGTTCTCGATGGCACTTGCCAAGCTGGGACTGAAAGTAGCTTTTAACGGGGTACTAGGCAGCGACTATTACGGTCAATTTATTTTGGACGAATTCAGTGAATTGAATATCGATACGACGTATATTCGTCAGAGTCAGCATAACAATACCGGTATCTCCATCGCGATCAATCCAGAGCATGACCGTTCCTTTATTACCTATATGGGCTCCAATGCCGAGGTACGGATGGAGGATTTGAACGAAAACAGTATGCGGTACGGTCGCCATGTGCATATGACCGGTTATCAGGGCAGCCGCAATCATGACGCCTATATGACAATGATCCGCAAAATCAAAAGCTTTGGTACAACTATCTCCTTCGATGTCGGCTGGGATGACAGTGGCGAATGGTACAGCGGTATCTTGGAAGTGATGCGCGAGGTGGATGTCTTTTTCCTGAACGAGCTGGAAGCCCTGCACTACTCCCATCGGCAAGATATTCATCAGGCGATTCAGCTGATGAGCAGTCATGCTTCTCATTTGGTAGTAAAAATGGGTTCGCGCGGTGCTGTCTCCGTGAATAATGGCGTTCGCACGTATCGCTCGGCTTACTCGGTCAATGCCGTCGATACGACTGGTGCGGGCGACAGCTTTAACGCTGGTTATATGTATGGCGTATTGACTGGTAAAACCGCTGGCGAATGTCTGCAATATGGCAATGCGTGTGGTGCACTGTCAGTATCGGCATATGGCGGCAATACCGGTATTCCCGATCATGAGGGCGTACAGGAATTTATCCGACAACACGCCGGACAGATTGTGGACGACTGGGAAGTCATTGCGTAA